CAAAATATTTGCCCAGCTCCACCATCATCGCGCCCATGCGCTCTTCGGTTGGAAACACGACTCGATCAATCCCTTCTTCCACAATGGACTGTGCAGTCACCTTCCCTACGGATACAGCAATCACATCCTCACGAAAAGCTTCCAGTAAATCCTCGATTCGATTTTGCTCTCTGGCATATTGGGCCAAAAATCGAATTTGCGGGCCACTCGTGAATGTAACGGCATCAACATTACGATGGATAACATCCTCCAGTAACGCCTGCAATTTTGCTTCCTCAGGTGGGATATGCTTATAAGGAAGTACCTGGCGGGTCACTGCCCCCTGCTCGTCCAGCCATTTTACCAACCGTGGGGCTGGATCGCCATGCAGTTGCAACAGCACTTCCTTCCCCTTCAGATCGTATGGGGCGAAAGCTCCTGTCAATCCGATCAAACTTCCGTCCTCGTCTCGTACTGCTGGCGTAAAGCCACGCTTTTTGAGTCCATTGACCGTCTTGTAGCCCCGCGCTGCAATGTTGGAGGATTGCAGCAACTCTATAATCTGCTCAGCCACGCCCATATCCTCTGCCATATCGAACAGGGCATCCAGCCCCATGCCTGTCGTGAAGATGTACCAGTCCGGAGGGTTCTTTA
The Paenibacillus peoriae DNA segment above includes these coding regions:
- a CDS encoding uroporphyrinogen-III synthase, with amino-acid sequence MAQRMAGKRVALAGPRKADEMALLVVKMGGEPVHRPAQGTVFLDDIELRNAVVSWVKNPPDWYIFTTGMGLDALFDMAEDMGVAEQIIELLQSSNIAARGYKTVNGLKKRGFTPAVRDEDGSLIGLTGAFAPYDLKGKEVLLQLHGDPAPRLVKWLDEQGAVTRQVLPYKHIPPEEAKLQALLEDVIHRNVDAVTFTSGPQIRFLAQYAREQNRIEDLLEAFREDVIAVSVGKVTAQSIVEEGIDRVVFPTEERMGAMMVELGKYFEHNDSVHGCGLKIVNGH